ACGAAATGGTCGCGGAGAATATCCCGACCTTCTACGAAGGCAAATCGCAGGCCCAGGTCCTTCACAAGGACGGCTCCGTCGAGAGCTGCGGCGGCAACGACAAGGATACCGGCATAGGCAAGCCCTTCGCCTTCCATATGTTCGCGGTCAACCTCGCGATGGTCTCCGTCGATATGAATACCTTCAAAGCGCATTGCGAGAAGTTTGTCCTCTGCGGCGACGTCGGCGTCATCAACAACTATCTTGTTGTCGACGGCCAGCAGTACGGCGGCATCGCGCAGGGCATCGGGCTCGCGCTTACGGAAGATTTCCTTGACGAGTCGAAGTATAACAACTTTGTGACGATGGGCTTCCCGTACATCAAGGACATCACTGACGATCTCACTCTGATACAGTCGGAAGTGCCGCGGCCGCTCGGGCCGTTCGGAGCTTCCGGAACGGGCGAAATGCCGCTTTCCGGCCCGCACGCCGCCGTAGGCAACGCGATCTATGCGGCCTGCGGAGCGCGCGTAAAGACGATCCCGGCGATCCCGGCGAGAATCAAGGCGGCCCTCGAGGAGACAAAGAAGTAACAGGCGCGCAGGCGCGATAAAATCTAAAGGGCCGGCATGGGATTTTTTCATGCCGGCCCTTGCCGGTTTATGATAGACTGTCACATAGAAGCAACCTATGATTTGGGGGGATACGTAATGAGCGAAGAGAAAAACTATGGTTCGATATACGACCTGCCGCTGCAGAACGCCTCCGCGCTCGCACCGGAGATAGAGAAGAGGACGATATACGGCCCGGAGAACTGTTGGGGCGATTACGTCATGCGCCATTTCATCCTGCCGGCGCATAAAGGCATCCCCGCGCACGAGCATGAGTGGGATCACCTGATGTTTACGCTCTCCGGCGACGGCGTCGTCGAGGTCGAGGAGGAACCGGGCAAAAGGGTCCCTTACCTCATGAAGACGGGCTATTGGACGCGCGTTCCCGGCGGCCTCGTCCATGAATATAAAAACGACGCAGACGTGCCGCTTGAGTTTTTCTGCATCGTGCCGACCCGCGGCGACCCGCACGCGAAGAAGTTCTCGATGCGCGAGGAGCGGGCCCAGCGCAAGGCCTGCGAAGGCAAAGCCTAAATATTTAGAGAGCTAAGGAAATTTGTATGATGAGCGGAGCGCGCCGAGTGAGAGATTCCGGCGCTCCCCGCTATTGACGGCGTCCGCCGTAGAGGAAATTGCGAACGATGAACGAGGCGATGACCTGCCCCGTGATCTCGATGACGGTTTTCTCTTCTTTGCTGAATACCCGCGACGGATCGCAGCAGTCGAAGCCGAGAAAACCGATAAAATCCCCGTTATCCATTACCGCCGTCTGGACCAGCGTGTGTATATTCTGGTTGTCGAATGTTTCAAACAGCTCCGCGTCGACGCTCTCTATCTCCATCCAAAAGATGCCGTCGTCGTTGAAGTGTTTCCGGTAATCGGGGCGCTCGTCTTCGTAGCTTCTGTTCTGAAACATCTCCTTCGTCGCCGCCACACCGTCGTTGCAGAATTCATATATTTCGGAAAAATGCCTGCCGTCGTCGG
The window above is part of the Cloacibacillus evryensis DSM 19522 genome. Proteins encoded here:
- a CDS encoding cupin domain-containing protein, with the translated sequence MSEEKNYGSIYDLPLQNASALAPEIEKRTIYGPENCWGDYVMRHFILPAHKGIPAHEHEWDHLMFTLSGDGVVEVEEEPGKRVPYLMKTGYWTRVPGGLVHEYKNDADVPLEFFCIVPTRGDPHAKKFSMREERAQRKACEGKA